AAATTCAAGATTCTACTTTTAACACTAATAATGATAATTGGGAAGAGACAATGATACTGAATTATTGTCTAGAGATAATTAAGATTAATCAAGTTTGCAAGACCATATACTTGTGGAAATTGGTAATGCCTATCTATTACTGCGTCTTTGAAGGGATATAAGTCAACAGTCAAGCTTACATATTTCTCACTCACCTTCCTGAATAGTGAATACAAACAATTTGTGATTATTCTTTCATAAATGTAAACATATTCCGTCTCCATCAGTAGAACTGTAATTCATATCACTTGAGTTCGATATATAGCTTTTGACGAATATTAAAGAAGGGTGGCCGGGTGGGACTAACTCGATGGGTGAAAATGTGAGATTCCATCTTTCACGAGACTCATTCAACAGTAGGTATGTATTACGCATTTATGCACGCACATATAGCACAAGTGTCTAATAGAAACCCAATGTAAATAGATAGTTCAAAGACCAAACAGTTTTCAACAAAACCAGCATTTTGCTATTATTTGGTAACATTACAAGCATGAGGTACAGTACATATATACTCAAAAGATAAATAATTTACTTACAGACTATGCTGTTGCATTCACTGAATAGGCAAGCACCAAAGAGGAAACTGATCAGATAGAAAATatcattatattttattattattattattattttagtttGCAGTATCCGATTTAGTCTAGAATCAGAGTTGGGTAGGATCAGCAGCAAAACTCTACTCATGAGTTTTAACATTGTTGCGTTCCTAGAGTATAGAACTCTTGACCTCCAGTTAAGCTAGATTGCCACAAGAAAAAGATGAATGTCTTTTTTATACCGTCACTGAGTTTGTGTGATAGTTCCTGAGGTATCAAAGGCCAACCTAGGAGGAGAAGATAAATACGGCCTGGGTGGCATTTTTATTGAATCAAGACACCCTTGTAGCATTTGTACCACCGTACTCATTGATGGCCGGTTTGAAGGATAAGTCCGTATACACCACAAGCTAACCAAAATCATCTTCCTCTGCAATGCTTTTTCTTCGTCATTTGTAGTTCCTTGAAATGAAGCTTCCTCTTCCAGTTCAAGTTTGTCGTATATCCAATCCGGAAAATCCTGGTCACTGCCTTTTTGCTGTTCTGCAGATAAATTGTTTCTACCACATGCCATATCTAAAACCATCATCCCAAAGCTATAAACATCCGACTTGTGGGAAACTCCTCCGAAAGTTCTGCAGAATACTTCTGGAGCTATGTACCCGATAGTCCCTCTTGCTTCCATCATTGATATGGTATTTTCTTTTAGGGGACATAATCTAGCAAGACCAAAATCTGAAATCTTTGGGGTAAAATCTTCATCAAGTAGAATATTGTGAGGCTTGATGTCAAAATGCAAAATCCGAGCATTACAACCCTGGTGTAAGTAGTCTAGTCCTTTTGCGATCCCTGTAGCGATATTAAAAAGTGTTTCCCAAGGTAATGATTTATCACCATGACATGTGAACTTTTCAAGAGATCCATTCGGCAAATACTCATATACCAAGGCTCTTTTGTTACCCTCAAAACAAAAACCTAAGAGAGTGACAACATTGACATGGTTAGTCCGACTGATGCTAGCAACCTCGTTGAGGAAGTCTTCCCCGGTTCCCTTTGATTGTTTCAACACCTTCACCGCCACATGACATCCATTGTTTAACATGCCTTTGTAAACAACAGCATAGCCACCTTCTCCAAGTTTCTCTTTGAAATCATTGGTGATTTTCTTTAAATTCTTGTATGTGTGCGTTGTTAAAGAAAACGAACCATAAATTTTGAAAAATGCATCAACACTGGGGCATGTTGTAGCTTCTGAGTTCCAGAACGTAGTGAATTTCCGACTTAATTTCTCTTTCCTTATAAACCAGGCGATAACAAGTAACGATCCTATCCCCATTGCTAATAATGCTGCAGAAAtcaaatttacattaaaattgttaggtttatttatcactcgtactaaaaaaaaaaacaaaaaaaagaactaGAGGaggtatgtaatttaattgtagcATTAGATTACCTGATCCAACAATGATGAGTCTCCTGGATTTGTTTTACTGTGGTAGAATTAGTAACACGAAATTAGAGGCATATATAAACGAGCTGAACTTCACAGATTGACGACTTTGATACAGAACTTGTGCTTTTAACACGTTTATAACAGATGTATCACGAAATAACCGTCACGAAAGAGGGAGTAGTAAATGTGACGAAACTGACCGGACTGGAACATGATGGATAAAATAACCACAATATGACCGAAAGCCAAAATTGACCAATTCTAATCAAAATTGCTAGACCTGATATGACCCTAATTGAGAATGACCCTGAATGATTTATTTGAAATTACAGTTGACTTTAACAAATATAAAAACTATGATAAGCATGACCAAAAGGTGACTCAGACATGAATAAATTGACCTGTACAAACAAACCTGAATGACCCGAAATAACCCAATATTGAAACACCAGAACACTTAAGGCCTTTGTTTCCTGCCCTGAATGACCCATTTGAGTGGTAGTTTGGTGACAGTACATATGTACATACCACAAATGCTTGCCCTTTTTGCAGAGGCACACAAAAACTGAAGATGAAGATGCTCCACGAATGCAAACCGATTTAACACTTGACACAATATAAGGAATACTCATAATTCACCTCAAAACCCTCTTGTAAGATGAGTTGCAAGATGCATATTGGCCAATTTCCAGATATGGGTAACGACCTTTTGGATAATCCTTACACAGAAGTTGCAATGCCAGGTGCCCACAGTATTGACGCCTGCCATCTCCCCAGAACGGGTATCCAACATTTTTGAGTTCCCCACATGTAAATAATGCAGAAGAGTATATCATATACGAGTACCAATCATCAACACCACCAGATGAAGACaatacaacaacgataatagttATGGACAGAAAAAGGTCATGCAGGAAAGATGTTGAAGAAATCATTTGCCGAGATCTCATATGGAAACGCGCATAAGAATAGGTTACCTGGATGGGAAAATTTCGGGTGTTGTCATTTAGCAAAATTCAAGTTTCTACCTTCAACACTATTAATGATAATTGGAAAGACACAAGGATTTGATCAAACATTCAAACTTAATCCATTACCTTATCGACTTCTAATTTTCAACTACTTTTTTAAGTTTCAGTTACATTTCTTGTTTTAGTTAACTTTTCAATTATCTACCATCTCACGTTTCAGTTAAATTTCCAATTTTCAGCGATCTTTTCGACTAGATTTCCCGAACAAAGAATCGGCAACGAATTTTACATGTTATACTATACTAGTCCTAGGTGCACCATAAATCTGATCAATATATTCTGAATTGTATCTTCAACTATACTGAGGAGTTCTCAGTGTTAACTGTTAATCAGGTAATCAATAAACAGAAACATGAATGATGATGACCATATTAAAATGAAatcaattaaaacaaacaagcaaTCAATACCAGATAAATGGCCTACCAAATGTTTGTTATACTGCCTCACAGAGATTTTATGGGAACTGCCTATAAAACCACCACAACGTCAAAAGATCAAAATTCGAAGCACACAGTGAAAAGAAAGATTGTTACCTCagagaaaaatatttttagagaggtATACTTCGAGTTCTCCAATGTCGGAAAAACGACAATTGGTGCTCCCGCCATTTTTCTGTTGCTGTGGAGGTCTTGGCCATGTTTGTTTGCTGGGTGAAATTATTACAGAAACTTCTCCTCTGGTGGACATTTGCGGAACGTTGCTCCTTGGCTGCCCTTTCATTTAGCCTCATTTACACAAATTCTATTTTAGTATGTTTGTGATTTTCACCTAAAGTGAGAATGTAACATCATAGAACAGAACACAATTATCGAATTCGAAATACAGGAAATAAAAGGCATAATATATTCAATATATGATGATTACCAACTAAATAAATATGAAAGCATGTATGACTACTGACTAGAAAAACAATTTACAAAGTACTGCAATTATTTTATTATGCCTCACTGTTCTACAGAAGGGTGGGACTAACTCGACGGGTGAGATCCCGTCTTTCACAAACCTCGCTCAGGAGTGTATATTACTCGTAGCATTTATGCACGCACATATCGCACAAGTATCTAATAGATATCCCATTTTAAAAACATAGTCTAGATTTGAGTTGGGTAGGACCGGAAGAAAAGCTCTAATGAGTTTTACATTGGTCCATTTCCCAAGTATCAAACTCTAGACCTCCAGTTAAGCTAGATTGCCACAAGAAAAAGATGAATGTCTTATGTCAGATGGTCACTGAGTTTGTGTGATAGTTCCTGAGGTAACGGAGGCCAATCTCGGAGGTGAAGATAAATACGGCCTGGGTGGCATTTGTATTGAATCAGGACACCCTTGTAGCATTTGTACCACCGTACTCATTGATGGACGATTTGAAGGATAAGACTGTATACACCACAAGCTGACCAAAATCATCTTCCTCTGCAATGCTTTTTCTTTGTCATTTGTAGTTCCTTGGAACGAAGCTTCCTCTTCCAGTTCAAGTCTGTCGTATATCCAATTCGGAAAATCTTGGTCACTGCTTATTTGCTCTTCTGCAGATAAATTGTTTCTACCACATGCCATATCTAAAATCATCATCCCGAAGCTATAAACATCCGATTTGTGAGAAACTCTTCCAAAAGTTCTGCAGAATACCTCTGGAGCTATGTACCCAATAGTTCCTCTTGCTTCCATCATTGATATGGTACTTTCTTTTAGGGGACATAATCTCGCTAGGCCAAAATCTGAAATCTTTGGAGTAAAGTCTTGATCAAGTAGAATATTGTGTGGCTTGATGTCGAAATGCAAAATCCGAGCATTACAACCGCGGTGTAAGTAGTCTAGTCCTTTTGCGATCCCTATGGCGATATTAAGAAGTGCTTCCCATGGTAATGATTTACTGCTGGCACTAGCACCATGATATGTGAACTTTTCAAGAGATCCATTCGGCAAATACTCATATATCAAGGCTCTTTTGTTACCCTCAAAGCAAAAACCTAAAAGAGTGACAACATTGACATGGTTAGTTCGACTAATGCTAGCTACCTCGTTGAGGAAGTCCTCCCCAGTTCCCTTTAATTGTTTCAACACCTTCACAGCCACATGACATCCATTGTTTAACATGCCTTTGTAAACAACAGCATAGCCACCTTCACCAAGTTTCTCTTTGAAATCATTTGTGATTTTCTTTAAATTCTTGTATGTGTGCCTTGTTACAGAAAACGAACCATAAATTTGTAAGAATGCATCAACATTTGGGCATGTTGTGGCTTCTGACTTCCAGAACGTAGCAAATTTCCGACTTGATTTCTTTTTCCTTAGATACCAGGCAATAACAATTAATATCCCTATCCCCACTGCTAATGATGCTGCAGAAACAAATTTACATTAAATTGttagctttatttattataaaaaaaaaaaaaaaaaaaaaaaaaaaaaaaaaaaaggaactaAAGGAGGAATGTAATTTGATTGTAGCATTAGATTACCTGATCCAACAATGATGAGTCTCCTTAATTTGTTTACTGTGGTAGAATTAGCAACATGAAATTAGAGGCATATATATAATGTATGTATATAATAAACGACCTGAACTTCACAGATTAACGTCTTTGATACGGAATTTGTGCTTTTGACATGCTTATGCTGACAGTCCATCCTGAACAGACTGGAACGTCATGAACGAGTAATAAATGTGACGAAACTGAACGGAATGGAACGACATGAACAAAATAACTACAATATGACCGAAAGCCTAAATTGATCCATCCTGATCAAATTGCTAGACCTGATATGCCCCTAATTGAGAATGACCCAGCCAGATATTAAACCATCTGTCTCGAAATGATCCAATAACGAATGACAAAGAATGACTATTTGAATTTACAGTTGACTTTATGtacataaaaatataaaaaactGTGATAAACATGACCAAAAGGCGACTCAGACATGAATAAATTGACCCGTACAAAAAACCTGAAAACCCCGAAATAACCCTATATTGAAACACCAGAACACAAAAGCCTTTGTTTCGTTTCCTGTATGACCCATACTTGATCCGAATGATCCATTTGAGTGGTAGTTTGGTAACAGTACCACAATGGAACAAATGCTTACCTTTTCCGCAGAGGCACAGAAAAACTGAAGATGATGATGACCCACAAATGCAACCCGATTTATAACACTTGACACAATCTAAGGAATACTCATAATTCACCTCAAAACCCTCTTGTAAGATCTGAGAAACAGTTTTATTACCCTTGTTATAAAGATCCAACTCTTTTTTAAAGACTGGAACCTGAGATGAGCTGCAAGATGAATATTGGCCTTGGCCTGAATTGTTGTTCCGATAATAAACTGGAAATCTGGAAGAATTCTCATAGCATGAAACCGAGCCATCTCTATGATTTGGAACTACCCCTTTGTTGCACTTGTAAAGTACGTTAATCTTCTCAACACTTTCGCTGAACTGAAGTATCCCATCAAAATCTCTTCCGTAAGAACCGCAAGAATTTTGCGGAGTCCCACGGAGTTCTAGGGTAACACTATAACCAGAGGAAGCGATGCTGACAACACTATAAATTTCCAAGTGTCTTGGGCCAATTTGCAGATATGGGTAAGGACCTTTTGGATCATCCTTACACTGAAGCTCCAACGCAGAGTGCCCACAGTATTGAGGCCTGCCATCTCCCCAAAACGGGTAACCAACATTTTTAAGCTCGCCACATGTAAAGAATGCAGAAGAGCACGTCTTATACCAGTAATCAACACTACTGTCAGATGAAGACAATCCAACAAAGACGATAACTATGAAGAGAGAAACCACCTGCAGGGAAGATGTTGGGGAGATCATTTGACGATATCTCATATTGAAACACACATAAGAATAGGGTACCTCTAGCtgtgaaattcaaaatttaacCATCCAACATTATTAATGATATATACTTGGAAAGACAAACAATTGTTGCTTAATAGCTGCAAGGAGATAATTGATAATGACTAGTGCTAATTATGATCAATCAAGTTTGCAAGGACATATTGTCTTCTACTTCTAAATCTATTACTGCCTATCTGAAGGGATAGGTCCATAGTCAAGTTTAGATGTTTCTCACTCACCTTCCTCGAATACAAATTATAACTTTAATTCTTATCGCTTTCAATTTAATCAACATGATGAACATGCTCATTTTAGTGAATCAAACTAAGGGCACCCTTAAGTTTCATAATTGTTGCTTAATAGCTGCATGGCTACAAACAAGGATACTTCATACGATATGAGTATGCCACATCTGATTCTGATACATGACATGCCCTCATCAAAATGTTTTATATCTGAATCTAAAATTCTAAATAAATATGCGGTTAGGGGTTCAGTGAATCCGGCCAGTCAAGAAAAAAGACATCTAGCTTTCCAAAATACGTCTATGTTCTTCTTCTCATCTTAATGGGGCCCTTGCTTTTCACCAAACTATAGCCTCTTCCTTCCAAGTTGTAAACTTGTGatgctttcttttttttctttttttgaaaacCCAAAATAGGTACTAATTCATATCATCCAAATCTTCTAACGCAGCCGCAACAATATTCTGAGGGACATCGTTCACCCATTCACACCTACCAATTGTCCATGGTAACACATGAACTAACCTA
The Silene latifolia isolate original U9 population chromosome 11, ASM4854445v1, whole genome shotgun sequence genome window above contains:
- the LOC141613150 gene encoding LEAF RUST 10 DISEASE-RESISTANCE LOCUS RECEPTOR-LIKE PROTEIN KINASE-like 2.4 is translated as MRYRQMISPTSSLQVVSLFIVIVFVGLSSSDSSVDYWYKTCSSAFFTCGELKNVGYPFWGDGRPQYCGHSALELQCKDDPKGPYPYLQIGPRHLEIYSVVSIASSGYSVTLELRGTPQNSCGSYGRDFDGILQFSESVEKINVLYKCNKGVVPNHRDGSVSCYENSSRFPVYYRNNNSGQGQYSSCSSSQVPVFKKELDLYNKGNKTVSQILQEGFEVNYEYSLDCVKCYKSGCICGSSSSSVFLCLCGKVNKLRRLIIVGSASLAVGIGILIVIAWYLRKKKSSRKFATFWKSEATTCPNVDAFLQIYGSFSVTRHTYKNLKKITNDFKEKLGEGGYAVVYKGMLNNGCHVAVKVLKQLKGTGEDFLNEVASISRTNHVNVVTLLGFCFEGNKRALIYEYLPNGSLEKFTYHGASASSKSLPWEALLNIAIGIAKGLDYLHRGCNARILHFDIKPHNILLDQDFTPKISDFGLARLCPLKESTISMMEARGTIGYIAPEVFCRTFGRVSHKSDVYSFGMMILDMACGRNNLSAEEQISSDQDFPNWIYDRLELEEEASFQGTTNDKEKALQRKMILVSLWCIQSYPSNRPSMSTVVQMLQGCPDSIQMPPRPYLSSPPRLASVTSGTITQTQ